DNA sequence from the Alosa sapidissima isolate fAloSap1 chromosome 13, fAloSap1.pri, whole genome shotgun sequence genome:
GGATTCAGCCGCTGAACTATGGAGTAAGAGTGGTGCACATACAAACGACCTTCTGAACCACAGTAATGCATGGGGCATCATCCACACCAAGGTCATGGGCATAATTACAGAGGAGAAAAACTGATCAATGGAGGCCTTGTATGGTTCAGTCGAGGGTGTGCATGTAAACAGGAGACTCAAACGAAGGCAGCTTCCTGGCTACAGTGCTTATTTATCAGACAACCAATGAGCAGGCCTAGTTAGAGTCTAAAAATAAAAGTTCTAAAAGAGTGATTACTTGAGAGTGTGGAACACACATGCGGAGACGAGGGAATATTAGCCTGTAAGTGACCTACCTGTCGTCTCCCTTGCGGGCCGAAGCGCATTTCTCACTGAACTCTTCCAGGTCTTCCCAGAAgtcgtcctcctcctcatcatcatctgcCCTTGACGTTTGGCTTTTCCTCGACGCGCCATTCTCCTGACTCCTCGACGTCGTCGGTGCGACGCTGTTCCCGCCACGGCAGCGCTCCGGCTTCGGGAGGTCGAAGAGGAACGCCGCGCCCGGCCTCTCCGTCTGCGTGAGGAAGAACGGCGGCGCCGAGCCGCATTTCACCTTCCCAGTGCTTCTCCCCGCGGCGCCTCCACTGCCACAAAACGGCAGCACCTCCTCGGCCTGGGCGGAGGAAGAGGTGGTGGACGAAGGTCTCTTTTTCTCCAGGTGCGTCTCGCTGGTCTGTTTGCGGATTTTGGGCCGGACCACCATCTCTGCGGAGGTAGCTGCAGCAGCACCAGTGGCGGCAGATGACCCCTGAGCGTCCATTGCGTTCTCAACGTCCTTAAATGAGCCCATGACCTCTAAACCACTCGCGTCCAGCGTTCCCGCCCCGCATCTGTCCATGTCAGCGTCCGCGGAGGACGCGCAAACAGTTTCACAGTTCGAGTCGCGGCGAGTCCTTCCGTGAGCTGTGGTCAACAGCTCCTCCGGGGCAACTTTCGCAGAGTCCCTGCTGCCACCGCATGCGTCCTGCGAAGAGGACGGGGCGACGTCGGCCTCTCCGCCACCACTGGCACCCAGTCTGTTGCGCAGGTACGAGTGCAGCCCGTTCAGGTAATCAAAGTCCTTGCCCAGGTCATTAATCATGCTGTCCAGACGCCTCTGCAGGCCGGCTGACGGGTCAGAGTCGGCGCCCGAGTCGTCCAGCTCACGATCCTCGTCGCCATCATCCTCCTCGGCGTCGCTGCTGTCCGGCTCGTAGGAGTCGATGTTGACGAAGCTGAGGGTACTTGGGTTGGGAGAAACTGTGTTTCTTTCGTCCACCTTTTCGTCCGCGTCCCCCATTAACGGCCAAGCGCTGGCCTCTGCGCCCCGCTCTCTGGGCATTGGCTCCGGGGCCACCGCGTGGTCGCTCCTGAGCTTCTTGCGGTGGATGCCAGAGGACACCTCCATGCCGCCCCGACCGGAGGACTGCTTCCTAGTGGGGGCTGCCTCCTTGCTGGACTTTGAAGGTAGCTCCGGGTGGACAGTGTTGACGGGGAAGATGGCATGCAGCATCGAGGAGATGTTCCCTTTTGTGGCTGAATAGAAAGAACAGAATAAGGAAGACGTACACTGTAGACTAACATACCTCCAGTCTGAAATACAAACACTTTAACAACTGGCAGTCACATTGATGCCAGTTGAtatagaagagaagaaaaatatGTCTACAGGATGCTAAGCCTCCATCAATCAGTCTTCCTTTTAGCATCAGAAATGAAAGTGAAGAGGAGCCATTTGCACCACATCACAATTCAAGCAGATGAATGCACAAGACCAAAGATTCtcagcaaaagaaaaaaaattcaAGGATTTTATCTTTCTATCAAAGAAGTAATTTATGATGGCTGTGATTTATTGCCTTTCTAACTTTTTAAAAGATCCTTCAGCCTTGATTTCAGGGATTTTTGCATCATTTGTTAATCTCAAAGATGTATAATAGTGTTTTTTTGTGCATCAGAGAGCATCTAATGTGTGTTATTTATGAAGGTCTTTTACATTTCTGAAAACACCACAATGCACATCAAAACCATTTACCTTTGCTCTGCAATGCTTCCTCAATATTTTTTATAATGAGGCAAGATCAGGGGTATCTGCAACTCCTACAGGCTGTCGTCTCAACACCTACAAACTAAGATGAATGAACCTCACAGAGAGTGATGgcccacacacaaaacactttcTTCAGGTCTGCTGCAACCCTAGAGTAAGATTACAGTGTGCATTTATAGAAGCCAGCCTCATATGCTGAACTAACCAAGAGGCACCACTTAATTTGGAAAGTCCATTACAGACACATCAACAAAATTATCGGcacaaattaaaacaaatactaaACAAAGTTTAAAACAGAAAAATCCAATGCTAGGCAAGCTTAGTGGTCCGTTAAGTAACCCAAAGTTGATCTTAAATAAAACTCAAACTCTGATCCGATGCACATTCATTGCTGTCAGATGCATCGACAGATTGTCTAATGGTTATATCGTGGAGTTTCTAGTTTTCAGTAGGAATCTTTGTGTGTATAACAACTGGTGTGCCAATGGAATGCCAATGGAATGGAATTCCACCGCAGGTGTATAAAAGGTGCTATAGTCAAGCTGTGCAGTGCTGATTTGTCTAGCTTCTATGTATTACTATGGGAGTAAATGCACTATACACACTTATGGAGCGTTCGCCTTCGACACTGTTCATCTCCATTTCCTGTCTGTCCTCAGTAGACGAGACTCTGCATTTGGAGGTTGGCCGGAAAGTGACGTAGGCGTGCCTCCTGCCGTACCTCCTTCCTGTGATGGTCTGATAGCCACCAGCTGGTTTGGGCCAGGCAGACTTGCCAGCTTCCTGACCCATAACTTAGGAAGGCGAGGGTGGGGTGAAGAAGGTGAGAGCAGCAGGAAAACAGAGACATCAAGCAAAGTTATAACCCCAAAGACTAAAACTCATGACATGCAGGTTCTACATTTGTGACAACAAAGTATAAATGACTAAGGGGTAATAACTTTGCCAAGTGCAAAGTTTTCCAAAAACTGGTAAATAAAGTAGAGTTATTTCATGCTTGAAGATAACTCACTACCTTTCTAACTAATCTCCTTTACTTAAAACAAACGCATTCACTACGATGTCATGCTACCATACATGAggttattttcacaatttcctctgcaaagatatAACTTGGCTGAGGTTAGGCTAATGAACCTCCAAATGCCTGCAGTCAGTGAGTCATGTTTTTAACGCTACGCCATTATGCACCAAAAATGCAGTGATATATGGCAAAGACATCGATTCACAAGCGCTGAAGACAACGTTAGCTATTAAAAGACAAACCTTGTTAAATGAAAAATACGGTGTGTTAATCAGCACAAAGCTTATGTTAGCTTAACACCTAACGAAGTTACGCCAGCTAAATGTGTCAACCAGGCACTCCCTGACAGATCGTATTAACGCTGATTAATTCTGCAGTTCTTCTGTATGCAAATCGCGAGTTAGTTGTCCATGTCAATATGACTCACTCAATCGCACAATCTCTGGAGAACACAGTGATCTGCTTCCACGATAGAAATTAACGTTAAGACTTTAAAACTCCCTGCATAGCCGCTTTGGTTAGCTAGCATGCAAACACTGGTCGAGTCTGTCTGTCATGACATGGCTgactacaaacacacaggagCCATTGTTCCTCATTTCACTATTGTGCACTCGAAGGACAGATAGAATTTGCTGGCAAATGCCAATTTAGCAAACATTTGAATGCAATCCCATCGACTCGATGCAGGAAGTATAAAACGGAACACAGCTCACGGCAGACAAAGTCAAACTTGGCAAAAGGGCCTAGCAAACTATGGTAGCCAGTTAGCTTGTTCAATGTTGATAGCTAAGTGCCTAGCTAGCATTTGTTACCAAACAAGGAAGGCTGGcatacaacaacaaaaatacattACCTAGGCGAGTCGACAGGGAGACATTACAGCAGACTTCTCCATGCAATCATGGATGTGTTTCGCAAATAACCTGTTTATTTAGCTACCATTTATATTAGCCAACTTTAAGCTGTTGTAATCTATCCAGAACCTTTTTACCTGCGTCCGAGGATTCAGCTAGCAAGCTAAGGATGTACAGAGCTGTCAGCGTCACAGTCAAACATCAGGGTCATATGACAGAATTTGACCAATCAGGCCGCAGCAAAAATAATCGGTTATGGGGATAAAATGGTAATACCACGTgtacagttcacacacacacacaccaggctagACAGCCAGACAGTATGGATATGCATGCattagaggaaaaaaaaaaaaaaaaaaaaatactgtctgTATAATATACTGTCTTTCCCTGAATAAAACCCATATCCAAGTAGACCTTCACTTTAACAATTCTTTAGTTACTTCAGCAGAGGTTCACCATATGCCAgtgaaaaataaaatgttgtaGCACTTTCTAAAAAACACACTTATGAATAGACATAAGTAGAAATAGAGTGACCTGTCCCTGAGGTTTGGGAAATATATAGGCTGTCTTCCCTTACAAAAATAATAGGAATCTAGCCTATTTTCTGACAAAAAAATAAGCCTAATCGTATAAGTAGGTTACTAAGCTTCCGAATGGacatgtatatatttatttttagagcTCCTTTGTGTTCCCTTGCAATAGTTTTGCATTCTCTTGTAATACTTTTGTATTCCCTTGCAATACGTTTTGTGTTCCCTTGGTGCTTTTGCAatattgacttgacttgaaacaCGAAACAAAAGGTATGTTCATGAAAAAGGTAATCAATTTATCATTGTTGTTATGCATAGTGAAATGGtcaatatattaaaaaaaagtagcctaaatttaaATATGGAAATCTCAGTCGAAGTTCTGTAGTAGTTTCTACCTCACCTTTGTTAttcagtctgtctgttttttctctctagGCTATGAACTATAAGGCATGTGTGGCATAAAGCCATTTGCATGTCTCATGGTCAATGAAAGTTGAGATCCCTGCACCTTAGTGATGGAAAATGCAGAGGCCTAACCTTAACAGCATAAGTGTGGAATTCTGCCTATTACGGTGATTGTTTAAATTTTATATAATTCAAACCTAACCAAATGACTTGCGACGTATTATCTAGCATGCAAGGGGGATGGTCCACTAACTccgctgtgtctgtgtgtgatgtggctTCGACTTATGCTGTACATATGTGTCAGTGGGAATGTTCATTCATGTGACCGGCGGATGGCAACTGTGGTGGAGCGAATCACCTGTGCTATGCCAGGACAGCTGACCGGATGGCCAGGTATTGAGAGGGCGCACCAGCATCAATTTGGCAGAGAAGTGTTTGCTGACAACAGGCTCATCACTAACTGCTGGAGTGAAAGAGATA
Encoded proteins:
- the pja2 gene encoding E3 ubiquitin-protein ligase Praja-2 isoform X1, producing MGQEAGKSAWPKPAGGYQTITGRRYGRRHAYVTFRPTSKCRVSSTEDRQEMEMNSVEGERSITTKGNISSMLHAIFPVNTVHPELPSKSSKEAAPTRKQSSGRGGMEVSSGIHRKKLRSDHAVAPEPMPRERGAEASAWPLMGDADEKVDERNTVSPNPSTLSFVNIDSYEPDSSDAEEDDGDEDRELDDSGADSDPSAGLQRRLDSMINDLGKDFDYLNGLHSYLRNRLGASGGGEADVAPSSSQDACGGSRDSAKVAPEELLTTAHGRTRRDSNCETVCASSADADMDRCGAGTLDASGLEVMGSFKDVENAMDAQGSSAATGAAAATSAEMVVRPKIRKQTSETHLEKKRPSSTTSSSAQAEEVLPFCGSGGAAGRSTGKVKCGSAPPFFLTQTERPGAAFLFDLPKPERCRGGNSVAPTTSRSQENGASRKSQTSRADDDEEEDDFWEDLEEFSEKCASARKGDDSSECSEGEWSASWASDSGVEPERRSSEESWETLPWLDELPTGEQEPGAQTSTQAPTTDQDQAPLEEGEIPWLLDNEETGSSSDEEPDGLSHFVHPGLFILDGNNNLEDDSSVSEDLDTEWRLLNDFGEGFGMAQAMSYVDPQLLTYMALEERLAQAMEAALAHLESLAIEVEQAHPPATEQIIECLPQITVEDDHSGQEQCCAICCCEYVNGEIATQLPCHHMFHKLCVTLWLRKSGTCPVCRHVLTPAQAEHPVHTSFTSEQDGPPSNHSAGGTR
- the pja2 gene encoding E3 ubiquitin-protein ligase Praja-2 isoform X2, which encodes MLHAIFPVNTVHPELPSKSSKEAAPTRKQSSGRGGMEVSSGIHRKKLRSDHAVAPEPMPRERGAEASAWPLMGDADEKVDERNTVSPNPSTLSFVNIDSYEPDSSDAEEDDGDEDRELDDSGADSDPSAGLQRRLDSMINDLGKDFDYLNGLHSYLRNRLGASGGGEADVAPSSSQDACGGSRDSAKVAPEELLTTAHGRTRRDSNCETVCASSADADMDRCGAGTLDASGLEVMGSFKDVENAMDAQGSSAATGAAAATSAEMVVRPKIRKQTSETHLEKKRPSSTTSSSAQAEEVLPFCGSGGAAGRSTGKVKCGSAPPFFLTQTERPGAAFLFDLPKPERCRGGNSVAPTTSRSQENGASRKSQTSRADDDEEEDDFWEDLEEFSEKCASARKGDDSSECSEGEWSASWASDSGVEPERRSSEESWETLPWLDELPTGEQEPGAQTSTQAPTTDQDQAPLEEGEIPWLLDNEETGSSSDEEPDGLSHFVHPGLFILDGNNNLEDDSSVSEDLDTEWRLLNDFGEGFGMAQAMSYVDPQLLTYMALEERLAQAMEAALAHLESLAIEVEQAHPPATEQIIECLPQITVEDDHSGQEQCCAICCCEYVNGEIATQLPCHHMFHKLCVTLWLRKSGTCPVCRHVLTPAQAEHPVHTSFTSEQDGPPSNHSAGGTR